The following proteins are co-located in the Pseudomonas sp. DY-1 genome:
- a CDS encoding helix-turn-helix domain-containing protein — MTGIARHQASDSDELAGALAGWNQDYTQLGRGRLHAELLHIQLVEASLIYEHSNLHLHENMTPPQDQVVFGIPLKVSADSLFNGGALAGDTLLVLEVGEEMEICAPGEIGMLGLTVDRRLIARVLGAEEQERLEQALGRRRLDISPLAAQRLREDLCASIGAFERAEYDPRSAEHGVRTVMSSLDCVLQGLDEVLLGPNQRGSALPRTLEQRRRLVLAAVEMMQANLDLPLSMLELCQALNTSHRTLQYCFKQISQATPQQFFLSLRLAEARRRLKQDPLQSITTLALDLGFASSSHFSSLYKRLYGEQPSLTGRRG, encoded by the coding sequence ATGACAGGCATTGCCCGACACCAGGCATCCGACTCCGACGAGCTCGCCGGCGCACTGGCCGGCTGGAACCAGGACTACACCCAACTGGGACGTGGCCGGCTGCATGCCGAATTGCTGCACATCCAGCTCGTCGAGGCGTCACTCATCTACGAGCACTCCAACCTGCACCTGCACGAGAACATGACGCCACCGCAAGACCAAGTGGTGTTCGGCATTCCGCTGAAGGTTTCCGCTGATTCGCTGTTCAATGGCGGAGCCCTGGCCGGCGACACTCTGCTGGTACTGGAAGTTGGCGAGGAAATGGAAATCTGTGCCCCCGGCGAAATCGGCATGCTCGGGCTGACAGTGGATCGCCGCCTGATCGCCCGGGTTCTCGGGGCCGAGGAGCAGGAACGCCTGGAGCAGGCACTCGGCCGGCGCCGCCTGGATATCTCACCGCTGGCTGCGCAGCGCCTGCGCGAGGACCTGTGCGCCTCCATCGGCGCCTTCGAGCGCGCGGAATACGACCCGCGCTCAGCCGAGCATGGCGTGCGTACCGTGATGTCCAGCCTCGACTGCGTGCTCCAGGGGCTGGACGAGGTGCTACTCGGTCCGAACCAGCGCGGTAGCGCCCTGCCCCGCACACTGGAACAACGTCGCCGCCTGGTGCTGGCGGCGGTGGAGATGATGCAGGCGAACCTCGACCTGCCGCTGTCCATGCTCGAACTCTGCCAGGCCCTGAACACCAGCCACCGCACCTTGCAGTACTGCTTCAAGCAGATCAGCCAGGCCACGCCGCAGCAGTTCTTCCTTTCCCTACGCCTGGCCGAGGCACGTCGCCGGCTAAAGCAAGACCCGCTGCAGAGCATCACCACCCTGGCGCTGGACCTGGGCTTTGCCAGCTCCAGCCATTTCTCTTCGCTCTACAAGCGCCTGTATGGCGAACAGCCCTCCCTGACCGGGCGCCGGGGTTAG
- a CDS encoding DUF3820 family protein: MNPEDLLLLVTREMPYGKYKGRLLADLPGHYLNWFAREGFPKGEIGRLLMLMQEIDHNGLKPLLEPLRKRR; encoded by the coding sequence ATGAACCCCGAAGACCTGCTGCTCCTGGTCACCCGCGAAATGCCTTACGGCAAGTACAAGGGCCGTCTGCTCGCCGACCTGCCTGGGCATTACCTCAACTGGTTCGCCCGCGAGGGCTTTCCCAAGGGTGAGATCGGTCGGTTGCTGATGCTGATGCAGGAGATCGACCACAACGGCCTGAAACCGCTTCTCGAGCCGCTGCGCAAGAGGCGCTGA
- a CDS encoding glucose 1-dehydrogenase encodes MPETARTAIVTGASRGIGAAIARRLAAEGIQVVVNYASRPEAAEQVVEEIRRAGGKAYPVLADVSDPVAVAVLFDQTEMEYGAIDILVNNAGVIQPGLVPLADTEMALYDRLFAINTRGTFNTLKLAASRLRRGGRIVNLSSSVVGLSLPGYAIYAASKAAVETMSAIFARELRGRNISVNCVAPGPTATNLFLEGKPAELVERLTKQAPLERLGNPEDIANLVAFLVSPEGAWVNGQTLRVNGGIV; translated from the coding sequence ATGCCAGAAACTGCCAGAACAGCCATCGTCACCGGAGCGTCCCGGGGTATCGGTGCCGCCATTGCGCGACGCCTGGCCGCCGAAGGAATCCAGGTGGTGGTCAACTACGCCTCGCGGCCGGAAGCCGCCGAACAGGTGGTGGAGGAGATCCGGCGCGCGGGTGGCAAGGCCTACCCGGTGCTGGCCGATGTCAGCGACCCGGTGGCGGTCGCCGTCCTCTTCGACCAGACGGAGATGGAATACGGCGCCATCGACATCCTGGTAAACAATGCCGGAGTGATCCAGCCCGGCCTGGTGCCGTTGGCCGACACCGAAATGGCGCTCTACGACCGGCTGTTCGCCATCAATACCCGAGGCACCTTCAACACCCTCAAACTGGCGGCGTCGCGCCTGCGCCGTGGCGGTCGCATCGTCAATCTGTCCAGCAGCGTGGTTGGGCTGAGCCTGCCGGGCTACGCCATCTATGCCGCGTCCAAGGCGGCGGTGGAAACCATGAGCGCGATCTTCGCTCGCGAGCTGCGCGGGCGGAACATCTCGGTGAACTGCGTGGCGCCGGGGCCGACCGCAACCAACCTGTTCCTGGAAGGTAAACCGGCGGAACTGGTGGAGCGCCTGACCAAGCAGGCGCCGCTGGAACGGCTGGGCAATCCCGAAGACATCGCCAATCTGGTGGCTTTCCTCGTCAGTCCGGAAGGGGCCTGGGTGAACGGACAGACGCTGCGGGTCAATGGTGGCATCGTCTGA
- a CDS encoding ankyrin repeat domain-containing protein, which yields MKARLTHCLLLATSLLLAAQANADDAGQSLLQAAGTGDLVTVDKLLEQGVSVDVRDAEGNTPLLVATAGNQVEVARRLIEAGANVNLQNRMQDSAYLLAGASGHQQILELTLAHGADLHSTNRFGGTALIPACERGHVETVRTLIAAGVDLDHVNKLGWTCLLEAVLLGDGGLAHQRIVDLLIAADADLDLPDKDGVTPLQHAEQRGQSAIAARLRAAGAR from the coding sequence ATGAAAGCCCGACTCACCCACTGCCTGCTCCTCGCCACCAGCCTGCTGCTGGCGGCCCAGGCGAACGCCGATGACGCCGGCCAAAGCCTGCTTCAGGCGGCCGGGACGGGTGACCTGGTCACCGTCGACAAACTGCTGGAACAGGGCGTTTCGGTGGATGTACGCGATGCCGAGGGCAATACCCCCTTGCTGGTCGCCACGGCCGGAAATCAGGTCGAGGTGGCGCGCCGCCTGATCGAAGCCGGTGCCAACGTCAATCTGCAGAACCGCATGCAGGACAGCGCCTACCTGCTGGCCGGCGCCAGCGGTCACCAGCAGATCCTGGAACTGACCCTCGCCCATGGTGCCGATCTGCACAGCACCAATCGCTTCGGCGGCACTGCACTGATTCCCGCCTGCGAGCGTGGCCACGTGGAAACCGTGCGCACCCTGATCGCCGCTGGCGTCGACCTCGACCATGTCAACAAGCTGGGCTGGACCTGCCTGCTGGAAGCCGTGCTGCTGGGCGACGGCGGCCTGGCCCACCAGCGCATCGTCGACCTGCTGATCGCCGCCGATGCCGATCTCGACCTGCCCGACAAGGACGGCGTTACCCCCTTGCAACATGCCGAGCAGCGCGGCCAGTCGGCCATCGCCGCCAGGCTGCGCGCCGCCGGCGCCCGCTGA
- a CDS encoding efflux transporter outer membrane subunit, giving the protein MNTAAISLNPLRRAIALALAGLLLGGCAIGPDYKRPEQSVPVQFKHAEGWSLASPADLDHRGRWWELYGDATLNDLQQRLETSNQTLAQSVAQYRQAQALARGARASFFPSVSGNAGKTRSGQGGGDSTVRLSDGSTVTSSGGGGVSKSYDASLGVNWEIDLWGKLRRQLESDTASMQASAADLAAARLSLQSELAQNYLQLRVLDAQKRLLEATIAGYQRALTLTQNQYKAGIVTRADVAQATTQLKSTQAQAIDLKYQRAQLENAIAVLIGVPPAEFSLAEVDSVPALPSVPTLLPSQLLERRPDVASAERNMMAANAQIGVAKSAYFPSLSLTAAGGYRSGSLQDWITTPNRFWSIGPEFAMTLFDGGLIRSQVAQAEASYDQTVATYRQTVLDSFREAEDYMVQLDVLEEESGVQQEALDAAREALRLITNQYRAGTVDFNSVVTNQATALSNERTVLTLMGTRLTTSVQLIAALGGGWDQGQLEQVDSDSEATP; this is encoded by the coding sequence ATGAACACCGCCGCCATTTCCCTGAACCCCCTGCGCCGCGCGATAGCCCTGGCGCTCGCCGGCCTGTTGCTCGGTGGCTGTGCTATCGGCCCGGACTACAAGCGTCCGGAACAAAGCGTGCCCGTGCAATTCAAGCATGCAGAGGGCTGGTCCCTGGCCAGCCCGGCCGACCTGGACCATCGTGGCCGTTGGTGGGAGCTTTACGGCGACGCCACCCTCAACGACTTGCAGCAGCGCCTGGAAACCTCCAACCAGACCCTGGCGCAGTCCGTCGCCCAGTACCGTCAGGCGCAGGCGCTGGCCCGTGGTGCCCGTGCCTCGTTCTTCCCCTCGGTGAGCGGCAATGCTGGCAAGACCCGCTCGGGCCAGGGTGGCGGCGATAGCACCGTGCGCCTGTCCGACGGTTCAACCGTCACCAGCTCCGGTGGCGGTGGCGTGTCCAAGAGCTACGACGCCAGCCTCGGGGTGAACTGGGAGATCGACCTCTGGGGCAAGCTACGCCGCCAGTTGGAGTCCGACACTGCCAGCATGCAGGCCAGCGCTGCCGACCTGGCCGCAGCGCGCCTCAGCCTGCAATCGGAACTTGCGCAGAACTATCTGCAACTGCGCGTTCTGGATGCGCAGAAACGCTTGCTGGAAGCCACCATCGCCGGTTACCAACGCGCCCTGACGCTGACCCAGAACCAGTACAAGGCTGGCATCGTGACCCGCGCCGACGTGGCCCAGGCCACCACCCAGCTGAAGAGCACCCAGGCCCAGGCCATCGACCTCAAGTACCAGCGTGCGCAACTGGAAAACGCCATCGCCGTGCTGATCGGCGTACCGCCGGCGGAGTTCAGCCTGGCCGAAGTGGACAGCGTGCCGGCCCTGCCGAGCGTGCCCACCCTGCTGCCTTCGCAACTGCTGGAGCGTCGTCCTGACGTGGCTTCCGCCGAGCGCAACATGATGGCCGCCAACGCGCAGATCGGTGTCGCCAAGTCGGCCTACTTCCCCAGCCTCAGCCTGACCGCTGCGGGTGGTTATCGCAGCGGCAGCCTGCAGGACTGGATCACCACGCCGAACCGCTTCTGGTCCATCGGCCCGGAATTCGCCATGACCCTGTTCGATGGTGGCCTGATCCGCTCCCAGGTGGCGCAGGCCGAAGCCAGCTACGACCAGACCGTCGCGACCTACCGCCAGACTGTGCTGGACAGCTTCCGCGAGGCCGAGGACTACATGGTCCAGCTCGACGTCCTGGAAGAGGAGAGCGGGGTGCAGCAGGAGGCCCTCGATGCTGCCCGCGAGGCCCTGCGCCTGATCACCAACCAGTACCGGGCCGGTACCGTGGACTTCAACAGCGTGGTCACCAACCAGGCCACCGCACTGAGCAACGAGCGCACCGTTCTGACCCTGATGGGTACCCGCCTGACCACCAGCGTCCAGCTCATCGCGGCGCTGGGTGGCGGGTGGGATCAGGGACAGTTGGAACAGGTGGATTCGGATTCGGAAGCGACTCCCTGA
- a CDS encoding CynX/NimT family MFS transporter, producing the protein MQRAERLERFAGWALLIALGLNLRPILASVSPLLADIRGATGMGFQTAALLTTLPVVCMGLVALLSNRLDGLGERRGIGLGLALIAGACLARLLLGQAGPLLATALLGGAGVALIQALLPAVIKRRFEGRVALAMGVYSASLMAGGGLAALCSPLLAHRFEHWQAGLGLWLVPALLALVLWLARPVPGPAPTVAGRSARFAGNRRAWLLALYFGLVNCGYMSMVAWLPAYYQQLGWSPTRSGSLLAFMTLFQVIAALGMPALAQRSIDRRPLLSVSLAAQAVGFGGLIWAPTELSALWVALIGFGLGACFALSLILTLDHRRDPREAGQLAAFVQGVGFLINAVSPWLSGFLRELTGSFAAAWLVLVVSAVLMLGLTRLFSPASYRPVATTAPVGGTF; encoded by the coding sequence ATGCAACGCGCTGAACGCCTTGAAAGATTCGCCGGCTGGGCACTGCTCATCGCCCTTGGATTGAACCTGCGACCTATCCTCGCCTCGGTCAGTCCGCTGCTGGCTGATATCCGCGGCGCCACCGGCATGGGCTTCCAAACTGCCGCGTTGCTGACCACCTTGCCGGTCGTCTGCATGGGCCTGGTGGCGCTGCTGAGCAACCGGCTGGACGGCCTGGGCGAGCGGCGCGGCATCGGCCTCGGTCTGGCACTGATCGCCGGCGCTTGCCTGGCGCGGCTGCTCCTCGGCCAGGCCGGGCCACTGCTTGCAACCGCGTTGCTGGGCGGCGCCGGGGTGGCGCTCATCCAGGCGTTGCTGCCGGCCGTGATCAAGCGACGTTTCGAAGGCCGCGTGGCGCTGGCCATGGGGGTCTATTCCGCATCCCTGATGGCCGGTGGAGGTCTGGCCGCGCTGTGCAGCCCGCTACTCGCCCACCGTTTTGAGCATTGGCAGGCCGGCCTTGGCCTCTGGCTGGTGCCGGCGTTGCTGGCCCTGGTGCTGTGGCTGGCGCGTCCCGTGCCGGGGCCCGCGCCGACCGTCGCAGGTAGGTCCGCGCGTTTCGCCGGCAATCGCCGGGCCTGGCTGCTGGCGCTGTACTTCGGCTTGGTGAACTGCGGCTACATGAGCATGGTGGCGTGGCTGCCAGCCTACTATCAGCAACTCGGCTGGAGCCCAACCCGCAGCGGCTCACTGCTCGCCTTCATGACCCTCTTCCAGGTCATTGCCGCGCTGGGCATGCCCGCACTGGCGCAGCGCAGTATTGACCGTCGGCCATTGCTGTCGGTCAGCCTGGCCGCCCAGGCAGTGGGATTCGGCGGTCTGATCTGGGCGCCGACGGAGCTGTCCGCTCTCTGGGTGGCGCTGATCGGCTTCGGTCTCGGGGCCTGCTTCGCCCTCAGCCTGATCCTCACCCTCGACCACCGCCGCGACCCGCGCGAGGCTGGTCAACTGGCGGCTTTCGTGCAGGGAGTGGGCTTCCTGATCAACGCCGTGTCGCCCTGGCTCAGCGGCTTTTTGCGGGAACTCACCGGCAGCTTCGCCGCCGCCTGGCTGGTGCTGGTGGTCAGCGCGGTGCTGATGCTCGGGCTGACCCGGCTGTTCAGCCCGGCGAGCTACAGGCCGGTGGCGACCACAGCGCCGGTAGGCGGCACCTTCTAG
- a CDS encoding aspartate aminotransferase family protein: MSERDLLQRRYRAMGDQSPLFYDQPLNLVKGQGVWLFDESGKRYLDVYNNVPCVGHCHPRVVEAMASQAATLNIHTRYLNERIVAYAERLTRTFDASLDCVMFTCTGSEANELALRMARSGTGGKGVIVSSYNYHGNTTSLAEVTTALPSSEPFSPFARAVPIPCLYRAPVGTSAADLADQYVARVAEAIASLKAQGVQLAAMLIDTLFANEGLPRIPTGYVERIAALVHEAGGLLIVDEVQAGFGRTGEHMWGHQAHGAVPDIVTLGKPMGNGFPLAGLVTRRERVESFGGRNLYFNTFGGSPVAAAVGSAVLDVIEDEQLLHNARAVGAHLANGLERLAGQHSIIGDVRGKGLFFAVELVRDRQQKTPAGAEARRVVNQMRERGVLISKIGPDDNLLKIRPPLVFSRADADLFIDTLDSVLREL; this comes from the coding sequence ATGTCTGAGCGCGATCTTCTGCAACGCCGCTACCGGGCCATGGGCGACCAGTCGCCGCTGTTCTATGACCAGCCCCTGAATCTGGTGAAGGGCCAGGGCGTATGGCTCTTCGATGAGAGCGGCAAACGCTACCTGGACGTCTACAACAACGTGCCCTGCGTGGGTCACTGCCACCCGCGCGTGGTGGAGGCGATGGCCAGCCAGGCGGCCACCCTGAACATCCACACCCGCTACCTGAACGAGCGGATCGTCGCCTACGCCGAACGCCTGACCCGCACCTTCGATGCGTCTCTGGACTGCGTGATGTTCACCTGTACCGGCAGCGAGGCCAACGAACTCGCGCTGCGCATGGCGCGTTCGGGCACCGGCGGCAAGGGCGTGATCGTCAGCAGCTACAACTACCACGGCAATACCACCAGCCTGGCCGAAGTGACCACCGCGCTGCCGAGTTCCGAGCCCTTCTCGCCGTTCGCCCGCGCGGTGCCGATTCCCTGCCTGTACCGGGCGCCGGTCGGCACCAGTGCGGCAGACCTGGCCGATCAGTACGTGGCTCGTGTGGCCGAAGCGATTGCCTCGCTCAAGGCCCAGGGCGTGCAACTGGCGGCGATGCTGATCGACACCCTGTTCGCCAACGAGGGCCTGCCCCGCATTCCGACAGGCTACGTCGAGCGCATCGCGGCGCTGGTCCACGAGGCCGGCGGCCTGCTGATCGTCGATGAGGTCCAGGCCGGATTCGGTCGCACTGGCGAGCACATGTGGGGCCACCAGGCCCATGGCGCGGTACCGGACATCGTCACCCTGGGCAAACCCATGGGCAACGGTTTCCCCCTGGCAGGCCTGGTGACCCGCCGCGAACGGGTCGAGTCCTTCGGTGGGCGCAACCTTTACTTCAACACCTTCGGCGGCTCGCCGGTGGCCGCCGCCGTGGGCAGCGCGGTGCTCGACGTCATTGAGGACGAACAGTTGCTGCACAACGCCCGCGCGGTTGGCGCGCACCTGGCGAACGGACTGGAGCGCCTGGCGGGCCAGCATTCGATCATCGGTGACGTGCGCGGCAAGGGCCTGTTCTTCGCCGTCGAGCTGGTGCGCGACCGCCAGCAGAAGACGCCGGCAGGTGCCGAGGCGCGCCGCGTAGTCAACCAGATGCGCGAGCGCGGCGTGCTGATCAGCAAGATTGGCCCCGACGACAACCTGCTGAAGATCCGCCCGCCGCTGGTGTTCAGCCGCGCCGACGCGGACCTGTTCATCGACACCCTCGACAGCGTCCTGCGCGAACTCTGA
- a CDS encoding LysR substrate-binding domain-containing protein, with amino-acid sequence MFDPLLLRSFVAVADCGNFTRAAERLHLTQSTVSQQLRRLEESLGCRLLDRSQRQVVATAEGEQLLGYARRILALQDEAAEVLRHQPGSGVLRLGVPEDFAAERLMPVLAEFSAAWPGVRLEVTSGLSPELLRLYQGGEFDLLLVKRMGDGGDSLASWPEPLGWVDSASQPVFGREPLPLVVFPPGGLYRNEMLHGLDVQGRRWRIAYSSASLASVRAAVAAGLGVSLLPLRVLGPEHRLLDEGQGLPEIRGLRLALYGRTGLGRAGDELVESLKVLCEVPVVDVSGQT; translated from the coding sequence ATGTTCGATCCCCTCCTCCTGCGCAGCTTCGTGGCCGTAGCCGACTGCGGTAACTTCACCCGCGCCGCCGAGCGCCTGCACCTCACTCAATCCACCGTCAGCCAGCAGTTGCGAAGGCTGGAGGAAAGCCTCGGTTGCCGCCTGCTGGACCGCAGCCAGCGCCAGGTGGTGGCGACCGCCGAGGGGGAACAGCTGCTCGGCTATGCACGGCGCATCCTTGCCCTTCAGGACGAAGCCGCTGAAGTGCTGCGCCACCAGCCCGGCAGCGGCGTATTGCGCCTGGGGGTGCCTGAGGACTTCGCCGCTGAACGCCTGATGCCGGTGCTCGCAGAATTCTCCGCCGCCTGGCCCGGCGTGCGCCTTGAGGTGACCAGCGGCCTCAGCCCGGAACTGCTGCGGCTGTACCAGGGCGGTGAGTTCGACCTGCTGTTGGTCAAGCGTATGGGCGATGGCGGTGACAGCCTGGCGTCCTGGCCGGAGCCCCTGGGCTGGGTGGACAGCGCCAGCCAACCGGTCTTCGGACGTGAACCGCTGCCGCTGGTGGTGTTTCCGCCTGGCGGGCTCTACCGCAACGAAATGCTCCATGGCCTGGACGTGCAGGGCCGGCGCTGGCGCATCGCCTACTCCAGCGCCAGCCTGGCAAGCGTGCGTGCGGCAGTGGCTGCTGGCCTGGGCGTGAGCCTCTTGCCGCTGCGCGTGCTGGGGCCGGAGCACCGCTTGCTGGACGAAGGGCAAGGGTTGCCGGAGATCCGAGGGTTGAGGCTGGCGCTGTATGGGAGGACCGGATTGGGGCGTGCGGGGGATGAGTTGGTGGAGAGCCTGAAGGTGTTGTGTGAGGTGCCGGTTGTGGATGTGAGCGGCCAGACGTAA
- a CDS encoding nucleoside deaminase, translating into MSEERNYLEQAVELARQNVEQGGRPFGALLVRDGEVLARAVNEIHLTQDPTCHAELQAIRAASRQLGPRLDGCVIYASGQPCPMCLAAMHLCGVSRVVFAAANSVGEPFGLSTAAVYQQMALPLEAQKLDIRHLPQPAMSEIYARWQALHATR; encoded by the coding sequence ATGTCTGAAGAACGCAATTACCTGGAACAGGCCGTGGAACTGGCGCGGCAGAACGTGGAGCAGGGCGGCCGTCCATTTGGTGCACTGCTGGTTCGCGATGGTGAAGTTCTTGCTCGTGCCGTGAATGAAATCCATCTGACCCAGGACCCGACCTGCCATGCCGAACTCCAGGCCATCCGCGCTGCCAGCAGGCAACTAGGGCCGCGCCTGGACGGTTGCGTCATCTATGCCAGCGGCCAACCTTGCCCCATGTGCCTGGCGGCCATGCATCTGTGTGGCGTGAGCCGCGTGGTATTTGCCGCGGCCAATTCCGTGGGCGAACCCTTCGGCCTTTCCACCGCTGCCGTCTACCAACAGATGGCCCTGCCGCTGGAGGCCCAGAAGCTGGATATCCGGCACCTGCCGCAACCGGCCATGAGCGAAATCTACGCGCGCTGGCAGGCCCTGCATGCAACGCGCTGA
- a CDS encoding phosphotransferase enzyme family protein, protein MSQFHTFDHDQQVASLKRLAFTALEQWDGDFVRLDLIKYRENAVFCATRRDGQRSALRVHRDGYHSEEALRSELQWMEALAADGIHVPQIIRTRHGEHLARVHSDELGESRYIDMLGWLNGTSIGSAEHGLAVQTDVAGLFFDTGAVAARIHQSSARWEQPNAFSRHAWDEEGLIGQRPFWGPYWELDLLQPAQRALLQATRQAARADLRRYGRNLDNFGMIHADLVPENLLLEQARLHLIDFDDAGFGWHMFELATALYFCLDDPRYTEIEAALLGGYHSVKPLTAADRATLPLFLALRGMTYLGWIHTRREIRTAEELAPMLIGRACHLAQAYLDQR, encoded by the coding sequence ATGAGCCAATTCCACACCTTCGACCACGACCAGCAGGTCGCCAGCCTGAAGCGCCTGGCGTTCACCGCCCTTGAGCAATGGGACGGCGATTTCGTCCGTCTGGACCTGATCAAGTACCGTGAAAACGCTGTGTTCTGCGCCACCCGCCGCGACGGCCAACGCAGCGCCCTGCGCGTCCATCGCGACGGCTACCACTCCGAGGAAGCCTTGCGCTCCGAGCTGCAATGGATGGAGGCACTGGCCGCCGACGGCATCCATGTACCGCAGATCATCCGCACCCGCCACGGTGAGCATCTGGCACGGGTTCACAGTGACGAGCTGGGCGAATCTCGCTACATCGACATGCTCGGCTGGCTGAACGGCACCAGCATCGGCTCGGCCGAACACGGACTCGCGGTGCAGACCGACGTTGCCGGCCTGTTCTTCGACACCGGTGCCGTCGCCGCGCGCATCCACCAGAGTTCGGCACGCTGGGAGCAGCCCAACGCTTTCAGCCGCCACGCCTGGGATGAAGAAGGCCTGATCGGCCAGCGCCCATTCTGGGGCCCCTACTGGGAGCTGGACCTGCTCCAACCAGCCCAGCGCGCGCTGTTGCAGGCCACACGTCAGGCGGCACGCGCGGACCTGCGACGTTATGGGCGCAACCTGGACAACTTCGGCATGATCCACGCCGACCTGGTGCCGGAAAACCTGCTGCTGGAGCAGGCCAGACTGCACCTGATCGACTTTGATGACGCCGGCTTCGGTTGGCACATGTTCGAGCTCGCCACGGCGTTGTACTTCTGCCTGGATGACCCGCGCTACACGGAGATCGAAGCGGCGCTGCTGGGTGGCTACCACTCGGTCAAACCGCTGACCGCGGCTGACCGCGCGACCTTGCCGCTGTTCCTGGCGCTACGCGGGATGACCTACCTGGGCTGGATTCACACCCGTCGGGAAATTCGCACAGCCGAGGAGCTGGCGCCCATGCTGATCGGGCGGGCCTGCCATCTGGCGCAGGCCTACCTCGACCAGCGATGA
- a CDS encoding DUF190 domain-containing protein, whose protein sequence is MKGYQLTLYTQQNRRHQGKMLADWIVAQAMDMGLRGATLVSGIEGFGHSRQFHSHHFFEMADQPMLILLALSEDECDALLKRLEEEGVTLFYVKVPAEFGLLGAAVDA, encoded by the coding sequence ATGAAAGGCTACCAGCTCACCCTGTATACCCAGCAGAACCGCCGTCATCAGGGCAAGATGCTGGCTGACTGGATCGTCGCCCAGGCCATGGACATGGGCCTGCGCGGCGCCACTCTGGTTTCCGGGATCGAGGGTTTTGGCCACAGTCGGCAATTTCATTCTCACCACTTCTTCGAGATGGCCGACCAGCCGATGCTGATCCTCCTTGCGCTCTCCGAGGACGAATGCGACGCCTTGCTCAAGCGCCTGGAAGAAGAAGGCGTGACTCTGTTCTACGTGAAGGTGCCGGCGGAGTTCGGTCTACTGGGCGCAGCTGTGGATGCCTGA